Proteins from one Deinococcus apachensis DSM 19763 genomic window:
- a CDS encoding phytoene desaturase family protein — MAVRGSGQPSAVSRQKEPGPSRFPLSTVHSRSIGILGGGLAGLALAALLAERGHAVTVYERDRAGGKLRRVMVGGLTFDTGPSLFTFPEVWRTYLRRLGEVDPLDLRPLPGGLGVHYTPFGAVPLPVPQGHPLHAAWEAYAEPARILAPHLGTLLTTPPRLSDPAFRRASAALFRATGGHLTAEGWVRARRLPPALAHAVRTHALNAGLTPWDAPALYALIPALAAASVARPARGTGALLDALLAFGAARNVKVVEGAEVVRVDTTVARLILKGGGVRLHDLLVSALDPARLAALLGRPARSPVARRTVSGLALYAALPGPAPLPATSVLPPSDFRPFRAAVRAGALPPDTLALVHAEGERLAVLLTAPATGHDLRPGHHWVRAQVERVERTLGVPGLLASAREVVALPPSHYAAGGHPGGAIYGAALPVWRGGPLHPQSYRPHPKLWQVGTGVHPGGGIPAILGGALIVDRLMGEGGP, encoded by the coding sequence GTGGCCGTGAGGGGGAGCGGTCAGCCGTCAGCGGTCAGCCGTCAGAAAGAGCCCGGTCCCTCCCGCTTTCCACTTTCCACTGTCCACTCCCGCTCCATCGGTATCCTCGGCGGCGGTCTCGCGGGACTCGCGCTCGCGGCGCTGCTGGCGGAACGGGGACACGCGGTCACGGTGTACGAGCGGGACCGGGCGGGCGGCAAGCTGCGGCGGGTCATGGTCGGCGGCCTGACCTTCGACACGGGGCCGAGCCTCTTCACCTTCCCGGAGGTGTGGCGTACGTATCTGAGACGGCTGGGCGAGGTGGACCCGCTCGACCTGCGTCCGCTGCCTGGGGGGCTGGGCGTGCATTACACGCCGTTCGGGGCGGTGCCGCTGCCCGTTCCGCAGGGTCATCCCCTGCACGCGGCCTGGGAGGCGTACGCCGAACCAGCCCGAATCCTCGCGCCGCACCTCGGGACGCTGCTGACCACTCCGCCCCGCCTCTCTGATCCGGCTTTCCGGCGGGCGAGCGCGGCCCTGTTCCGGGCGACCGGAGGTCACCTCACCGCCGAAGGGTGGGTGCGCGCCCGGCGGCTGCCCCCGGCCCTCGCCCACGCCGTGCGGACGCACGCGCTGAACGCGGGGCTCACGCCGTGGGACGCGCCTGCCCTGTATGCCCTGATTCCGGCGCTGGCTGCCGCGTCCGTTGCCCGGCCCGCGCGTGGTACGGGTGCCCTCTTGGATGCGCTGCTCGCCTTCGGAGCGGCCCGGAACGTGAAGGTGGTGGAGGGGGCGGAGGTCGTGCGGGTGGATACCACGGTGGCCCGCCTCATCCTCAAGGGTGGAGGGGTGCGCCTTCACGACCTGCTGGTGAGCGCCCTCGACCCGGCCCGGCTCGCCGCGCTGCTCGGACGGCCCGCGCGTTCACCCGTCGCCCGCCGGACGGTGAGTGGTCTCGCCCTGTACGCGGCGCTGCCCGGCCCCGCCCCGTTGCCCGCCACCTCCGTCCTGCCGCCCTCGGACTTTCGCCCCTTCCGGGCCGCCGTTCGCGCCGGAGCCCTCCCGCCCGACACCCTCGCCCTCGTCCACGCGGAGGGGGAGAGGCTGGCCGTGCTGCTCACCGCCCCCGCGACCGGGCATGATCTTCGGCCTGGTCATCACTGGGTGCGGGCGCAGGTGGAGCGGGTGGAGCGCACGCTGGGCGTGCCCGGCCTGCTCGCGTCCGCGCGGGAGGTCGTGGCCCTGCCCCCCAGCCACTACGCGGCGGGCGGCCATCCCGGCGGGGCGATCTACGGGGCCGCCCTCCCCGTCTGGCGCGGCGGCCCCCTGCATCCCCAGTCCTACCGGCCTCACCCGAAGCTCTGGCAGGTTGGCACGGGCGTTCATCCCGGCGGGGGCATTCCGGCCATCCTGGGCGGGGCGCTGATCGTGGACCGGCTGATGGGGGAGGGCGGGCCGTAG
- a CDS encoding phosphoribosyltransferase family protein: MRTYKVEVGDVTRELPVVPVGPGVSVALFNMLGDTEVTEAAGRELARRLPANIDVLVTPEVKAVSLAHVISRESGKPYIVIRKTQKPYMVEPVAREVVSITTGKPQLLVLDGFDVEKIRGHRVAIVDDVVSSGGTLNSLRQIIEEVGGEVAAVVAVFTEGQERPEVTALGHLPLFGPEAEAS; this comes from the coding sequence GTGAGAACGTACAAGGTCGAGGTTGGGGACGTGACGCGCGAGCTGCCGGTGGTGCCGGTCGGGCCCGGGGTCAGCGTGGCCCTCTTCAACATGCTGGGCGACACCGAAGTCACCGAGGCGGCGGGCCGCGAACTCGCCCGGCGCCTGCCCGCGAACATCGACGTGCTCGTCACGCCCGAGGTCAAGGCGGTCTCGCTCGCGCACGTGATCAGCCGCGAGAGCGGCAAGCCCTACATCGTGATCCGCAAGACGCAGAAGCCCTACATGGTCGAGCCAGTCGCCCGCGAGGTCGTGAGCATCACCACGGGCAAGCCCCAGCTGCTCGTGCTCGACGGTTTCGACGTGGAGAAGATCCGGGGTCACCGGGTCGCCATCGTGGACGACGTGGTCTCCAGCGGCGGCACCCTGAACTCCCTGCGCCAGATCATCGAGGAAGTTGGCGGCGAGGTCGCGGCGGTCGTCGCGGTCTTCACGGAGGGGCAGGAGCGCCCGGAGGTCACCGCGCTGGGGCACCTGCCGCTGTTCGGCCCAGAGGCGGAGGCGTCGTGA
- a CDS encoding UbiA family prenyltransferase, whose translation MRPLTLPARLPLRRLLTVARPALWVNTVGTLVMGLWLTGHLYTLRPDLLVLLAYLTLPFNLLIYGLNDLADREEDALSARKGGWQGARLTAGEGGPLRRAILALNAPFLLALALLLPPAAIGVLLVAAALFVAYSLPPLRLKGRPFLDGLSNVAYALPLVLPALALGVPVPWLPLAALMAYSVGKHAFDAAQDVPADRLAGTRTVATTLGVRGTSAYALGWFLLAGGLLWPLSHLTALALWLVCGGMALALLWRPTPEHAARLYPLSIVTPWIVGTIAGVPLVYLLARGLWP comes from the coding sequence ATGCGCCCCCTGACCCTGCCCGCCCGACTCCCCCTGCGCCGCCTGCTGACCGTGGCCCGCCCCGCCCTGTGGGTGAACACGGTGGGCACGCTGGTCATGGGCCTGTGGCTGACCGGGCACCTCTATACCCTGCGGCCCGACCTGCTGGTGCTGCTCGCGTACCTGACCCTGCCCTTCAACCTGCTGATCTACGGCCTGAACGACCTCGCCGACCGGGAGGAGGACGCCCTCTCGGCGCGCAAGGGGGGCTGGCAGGGCGCGCGGCTGACGGCGGGGGAGGGGGGGCCGCTGCGGCGGGCGATCCTGGCGCTCAATGCTCCCTTTCTGCTGGCGCTCGCGCTGCTGCTGCCACCCGCCGCGATTGGGGTGCTGCTGGTCGCCGCCGCGTTGTTCGTGGCGTACAGCCTGCCCCCCCTGCGGCTGAAGGGCCGTCCCTTTCTCGACGGGTTGAGCAACGTCGCCTACGCGCTCCCCCTCGTGCTGCCCGCCCTCGCCTTGGGGGTTCCCGTGCCCTGGCTCCCCCTCGCCGCGTTGATGGCCTACTCGGTGGGCAAACATGCCTTCGACGCCGCGCAGGATGTACCCGCCGACCGCCTGGCCGGGACGCGCACCGTCGCCACCACCCTGGGGGTGCGGGGGACGTCAGCTTACGCGCTGGGATGGTTCCTGCTCGCAGGGGGGCTGCTGTGGCCGCTCAGTCACCTCACCGCCCTTGCCCTGTGGCTGGTGTGCGGTGGCATGGCCCTCGCCCTGTTGTGGCGGCCCACCCCCGAACATGCGGCCCGGCTGTACCCCCTCAGCATCGTGACCCCGTGGATCGTGGGGACGATTGCGGGCGTACCCCTCGTGTACCTGCTGGCGCGCGGGCTGTGGCCGTGA
- a CDS encoding DUF4188 domain-containing protein, whose product MPPKVDRRTVDLSPYPDLVVIYLGMRVNAWTGFRTVAGLGPQIGASVQDRPDGLLLHESLIFSLFPPHIGMRQYWRDFESLERWSRSEPHRRWWRDFLRDSGGTGFWHETYFMRGGMEAIYDDVPYSIGMGRFAVLKPARGGMFSARQRAKGSEEAPPGPLTEDELYTATP is encoded by the coding sequence ATGCCGCCAAAAGTGGACCGGAGGACCGTCGATCTCTCCCCCTACCCCGATCTGGTGGTGATCTATCTCGGCATGCGCGTCAATGCCTGGACGGGCTTCAGGACTGTAGCTGGCCTGGGGCCGCAGATTGGCGCCTCTGTTCAGGACAGGCCCGACGGTCTTCTGCTGCACGAATCCCTGATCTTCTCGCTGTTCCCACCCCACATCGGAATGCGGCAGTACTGGCGCGATTTCGAATCCCTGGAACGGTGGTCGAGGTCCGAACCGCACCGCCGCTGGTGGAGGGACTTCCTGCGGGATTCCGGTGGAACGGGCTTCTGGCATGAAACGTACTTCATGCGCGGTGGGATGGAGGCGATCTACGACGACGTGCCGTACAGCATCGGCATGGGCCGCTTTGCCGTCCTGAAACCGGCACGCGGGGGCATGTTCTCCGCCCGGCAACGTGCGAAGGGCTCGGAGGAGGCGCCGCCCGGTCCGCTGACCGAGGACGAACTGTATACGGCAACCCCTTGA
- the hspR gene encoding heat shock protein transcriptional repressor HspR, fused homodimer type, with product MATDSKQRPVYVISVAAELVDMHPQTLRLYERKGLIRPGRSSGKTRLYSERDIEHLREIRRLTQELGVNLAGVEEVMRLQHQLDDLQGEFEAEIERLEDELRERAAPRALPAPDSEGRIDPKDRPVYVISIAAELVDMHPQTLRLYERKQLIRPGRSSGKTRLYSERDIEHLREIRRLTQELGVNLAGVEEIMRLRHRLEGARAKMEGNVRRIQQDISDRMTGWRTLPAPQGGERAEAEETEDGDEDE from the coding sequence ATGGCGACCGATTCCAAGCAACGCCCCGTCTACGTGATCTCGGTCGCGGCAGAACTCGTGGACATGCACCCTCAGACTCTCAGGCTCTACGAGCGCAAGGGTCTGATCCGCCCGGGGCGTTCCAGCGGCAAGACGCGGCTGTATTCCGAGCGCGACATCGAGCATCTGCGCGAGATTCGCCGCCTGACCCAGGAACTCGGCGTCAACCTCGCCGGGGTCGAGGAGGTCATGCGCCTCCAGCACCAGCTCGACGACCTTCAGGGCGAGTTCGAGGCCGAGATCGAGCGGCTGGAGGACGAGCTGCGTGAGCGCGCCGCCCCCCGGGCCCTGCCCGCCCCCGACTCGGAGGGCCGGATTGATCCCAAGGACCGTCCCGTCTACGTGATCTCCATCGCCGCCGAGCTCGTGGACATGCACCCGCAGACCCTGCGCCTGTATGAGCGCAAGCAGCTCATCCGCCCCGGCAGAAGCAGCGGCAAGACGCGGCTGTATTCCGAGCGCGACATCGAGCACCTGCGCGAGATTCGCCGCCTGACCCAGGAACTCGGCGTCAACCTCGCCGGGGTCGAGGAGATCATGCGGCTGCGGCACCGTCTGGAGGGGGCGCGGGCCAAGATGGAGGGCAACGTCCGGCGCATCCAGCAGGACATCAGCGACCGCATGACCGGCTGGCGCACCCTGCCCGCCCCGCAGGGTGGCGAGAGGGCCGAGGCGGAAGAGACAGAAGACGGGGACGAGGACGAATGA
- a CDS encoding phosphoribosyltransferase family protein, translating into MTPPGPQALRVTIGAVTRELPTVRVGAVGRVPLVEFIGDSEFTNAAAEAMLPLIPPGTDILLSVVTNALPLVHELSDRAGLPYVVVRKKRRTYMQDPLIQDVPSLTLGVAETLWLDGPHAARLKGRRVTIVQDVVASGGTAQALARLITRAGGTVAGYLAAFKQGDSVLPLIYLQELPQTI; encoded by the coding sequence GTGACGCCCCCCGGCCCGCAGGCCCTGCGCGTCACGATTGGTGCCGTGACCCGCGAGCTGCCCACCGTCCGCGTTGGCGCCGTGGGGCGCGTGCCGCTGGTGGAATTCATCGGGGACAGCGAGTTCACCAACGCCGCCGCCGAGGCGATGCTCCCCCTGATCCCGCCGGGCACCGACATCCTGCTCTCGGTCGTCACGAATGCGCTCCCGCTGGTGCACGAACTCAGCGACCGGGCGGGGCTCCCCTACGTGGTGGTCCGCAAGAAACGTCGCACGTACATGCAAGACCCCCTCATTCAGGACGTGCCCAGCCTCACCCTCGGCGTCGCCGAGACGCTGTGGCTCGACGGCCCGCACGCCGCCCGCCTCAAGGGGAGGCGCGTGACCATCGTGCAGGACGTGGTGGCGTCGGGGGGCACCGCGCAGGCCCTGGCCCGCCTGATCACCCGCGCGGGCGGCACGGTCGCTGGGTACCTCGCCGCCTTCAAACAGGGGGATTCGGTGTTGCCCCTGATCTACCTCCAGGAGTTGCCACAGACGATTTGA
- a CDS encoding metallophosphoesterase, producing the protein MTVHLPGELLRAPVEGLWVVADVHGALDKLRVLLRRARLIDEGDRWTGGTSHLVFLGDYMDRGPDGAGVVRLVRSLEASAPLAGGRVTALLGNHEVMFLAALRFAGYDPQDHYGFREYWLANGGQPLDTARLGAEDQAWLAARPALARVGRWLFLHADSSLYLRLGGSVEAVNAHVVRLLQSEAPEVWGHFANAFADRLAFAEPRGEELARRLLRTFGGERLAHGHTPVSLLLDNPGPEPGTPVLYAGHLCLALDGGLAYYEDAGFLVRLSDRGVAEVVGYAGTGALG; encoded by the coding sequence ATGACCGTCCACCTTCCCGGTGAACTCCTCCGCGCGCCCGTCGAGGGCCTGTGGGTGGTGGCCGACGTTCACGGCGCCCTTGACAAGCTCCGCGTGCTGCTGCGCCGGGCCCGCCTGATCGACGAGGGGGACCGCTGGACCGGGGGCACGTCGCACCTCGTCTTCCTGGGCGACTATATGGACCGCGGGCCCGACGGGGCGGGCGTGGTGCGGCTCGTTCGCTCGCTGGAGGCCTCGGCCCCGCTGGCGGGGGGGCGCGTCACGGCGCTGCTCGGCAACCACGAGGTGATGTTCCTGGCCGCGTTGCGCTTTGCCGGGTACGATCCCCAGGACCACTACGGCTTCCGCGAGTACTGGCTGGCGAACGGCGGGCAGCCGCTCGACACCGCCCGGTTGGGCGCCGAGGACCAGGCCTGGCTGGCGGCGCGGCCCGCCCTGGCCCGCGTGGGCCGCTGGCTGTTCCTGCACGCCGACAGCAGCCTGTACCTGCGGCTGGGGGGCAGCGTGGAGGCGGTGAATGCCCATGTCGTCCGGCTCCTCCAGAGCGAGGCGCCCGAGGTCTGGGGCCACTTCGCCAACGCCTTCGCCGACCGCCTCGCCTTCGCGGAGCCCCGGGGGGAGGAGCTGGCCCGGCGGCTGCTGCGGACCTTCGGCGGCGAGCGGCTCGCGCACGGCCACACGCCGGTGTCCCTGCTGCTCGACAATCCCGGCCCGGAGCCCGGCACGCCTGTCCTGTACGCGGGCCACCTGTGCCTCGCCCTCGACGGCGGGCTGGCCTACTACGAGGACGCGGGCTTCCTGGTGCGCCTGAGCGACCGGGGCGTGGCGGAGGTCGTGGGCTACGCGGGCACGGGGGCGCTGGGCTGA
- a CDS encoding dipeptidase yields the protein MTHPQAPDLSALLNRQEAEGELFELLRIPSVSADPAHTEDMARAAAFLQRKLQSLGFTARMDPTGHGGQSGHPVVYAERLDVPGKPTVLIYGHYDVQPEAPLEEWVTPPFEPTVREGRIYARGSTDDKGQAYAHVRGVELLLSQGELPVNVKFLLEGEEEVGSPNLAAYLAEHAEELKADVIVISDGSRFAPNVPTVTYGLRGLSYVEIHVQGANRDLHSGAYGGAAPNPINALAEIISKLKDDQGRITIPGFYDGVEELTPEEREMWAKLPHSDEEFAASIGVPALPGEKGYSTLERLWARPTLDVNGIWGGYQGEGSKTVIPAKAGAKVSMRLVPGQDPERITRLVQEYVPTLAPEGVRVEVKGLHGGQPVKVDLDSPYIKAADRALTRVYGKPAAFGRTGGSIPIVADFRRVLGAPVLLVDFGLNEDAPHSPNESFALEDYHNGILTSAYLLQELAQA from the coding sequence ATGACACACCCCCAGGCCCCGGACCTCTCCGCCCTCCTCAACCGCCAGGAGGCCGAGGGGGAACTGTTCGAGCTGCTGCGGATTCCCTCGGTGAGCGCCGACCCCGCCCACACCGAGGACATGGCCCGCGCCGCCGCCTTCCTCCAGCGCAAGCTCCAGAGCCTCGGCTTTACCGCGCGGATGGACCCCACCGGGCACGGCGGGCAGTCCGGACACCCGGTCGTGTACGCCGAGCGTCTGGACGTCCCCGGCAAGCCCACGGTGCTGATCTATGGGCACTACGACGTGCAGCCGGAAGCCCCCCTGGAGGAGTGGGTGACGCCCCCCTTCGAACCCACCGTGCGTGAGGGGCGCATCTACGCCCGCGGCTCGACCGACGACAAGGGCCAGGCCTACGCCCACGTGCGGGGCGTGGAACTGCTGCTCTCGCAGGGAGAGTTGCCTGTCAACGTCAAATTCCTGCTGGAGGGCGAGGAGGAGGTCGGCAGCCCCAACCTCGCCGCCTACCTGGCCGAGCACGCCGAGGAGCTGAAGGCGGACGTGATCGTCATCTCCGACGGCAGCCGCTTCGCGCCCAACGTACCCACCGTGACCTACGGCCTGCGCGGGCTGAGCTACGTGGAGATTCACGTGCAGGGGGCGAACCGTGACCTCCACTCCGGCGCGTACGGTGGGGCGGCGCCCAACCCCATCAACGCCCTCGCTGAGATCATCAGCAAGCTCAAGGATGACCAGGGCCGCATCACCATCCCCGGCTTCTACGACGGGGTGGAGGAACTGACCCCCGAGGAGCGCGAGATGTGGGCGAAACTGCCCCACTCGGACGAGGAGTTCGCCGCCTCCATCGGCGTGCCCGCCCTGCCCGGCGAGAAGGGGTACTCCACCCTGGAACGCCTCTGGGCACGGCCCACACTTGACGTGAACGGCATCTGGGGCGGCTACCAGGGCGAGGGCAGCAAGACGGTGATCCCCGCCAAGGCCGGGGCCAAGGTCTCCATGCGCCTAGTGCCCGGCCAGGACCCCGAGCGCATCACCCGGCTGGTGCAGGAGTACGTGCCGACCCTGGCCCCCGAAGGCGTGCGGGTGGAGGTGAAGGGTCTGCACGGCGGCCAGCCCGTGAAGGTGGACCTCGACTCGCCGTACATCAAGGCCGCCGACCGGGCGCTGACGCGGGTGTACGGCAAGCCCGCCGCCTTTGGCCGCACCGGAGGCTCCATCCCCATCGTCGCCGACTTCCGCCGCGTGCTGGGCGCCCCCGTCCTGCTGGTGGACTTCGGCCTGAACGAGGACGCCCCCCACTCGCCCAACGAGAGCTTCGCGCTGGAGGACTACCACAACGGCATTCTGACGAGCGCCTATCTGCTTCAGGAACTCGCCCAGGCATGA
- a CDS encoding complex I NDUFA9 subunit family protein: protein MRVLVTGGTGFVGRAVVGELLGRGHTVYAGSRDGASLPGADGVKLDVTDAGSVLRAVGETRPDAVIHLVGIIAEEGTQTFERVHLEGTRHMLAATPRQARYVHMSALGAREDSASGYSRSKAQAERLVRESGLSWTIFEPSLIFGVGDDFFGRVLRELVSTAPVVPQIGDGAFPFRPVSVQDVALAFAGALEQPGTVGQTYPLTGPEEFTFRQLLEMELAALGRRKPIVPVPLALMNLMVPAMQVLPRPPITRDQYAMLKEGNTAPNEPARSTFGLPMLRLEDHLPGIVAGKRGAGRAAGAG from the coding sequence ATGCGGGTACTGGTCACCGGAGGCACGGGCTTCGTCGGGCGGGCGGTCGTGGGGGAGTTGCTGGGGCGGGGGCACACGGTCTATGCCGGGTCACGGGACGGCGCCTCCCTTCCCGGTGCGGACGGAGTCAAGCTGGACGTGACGGACGCGGGCAGCGTCCTGCGGGCGGTGGGAGAGACCCGCCCCGACGCCGTGATCCACCTCGTCGGCATCATCGCGGAGGAGGGGACGCAGACCTTCGAGCGGGTCCATCTGGAGGGCACCCGGCATATGCTGGCCGCCACCCCCCGGCAGGCCCGCTACGTCCACATGAGCGCCCTGGGTGCCCGGGAGGACAGCGCCAGCGGCTACAGCCGCAGCAAGGCGCAGGCCGAGCGCCTGGTGCGCGAGAGCGGCCTGAGCTGGACGATCTTCGAGCCCAGCCTGATCTTCGGGGTTGGGGACGACTTCTTCGGGCGGGTGCTGCGCGAACTGGTCTCCACCGCACCCGTCGTCCCCCAGATCGGGGACGGGGCCTTCCCCTTCCGGCCCGTCAGCGTGCAGGACGTGGCCCTCGCGTTTGCGGGAGCACTGGAGCAGCCGGGAACGGTGGGGCAGACCTATCCCCTCACCGGCCCGGAGGAGTTCACCTTCCGGCAGCTTCTGGAGATGGAACTGGCCGCGCTCGGGCGCAGGAAGCCCATCGTGCCCGTGCCGCTCGCGCTGATGAATCTGATGGTGCCCGCCATGCAGGTCCTCCCCAGGCCCCCCATCACGCGCGACCAGTACGCGATGCTCAAGGAGGGGAACACGGCGCCCAACGAGCCCGCCCGCTCCACCTTCGGCCTGCCCATGCTGCGGCTGGAGGACCACCTGCCCGGCATCGTGGCGGGAAAACGGGGCGCGGGCCGGGCCGCCGGGGCGGGATGA
- a CDS encoding NUDIX domain-containing protein, with product MTGQAPAVQRVGAGVATLRRGANGPEVLLIRRRDDGHWDLPGGGVNVGEEVEAAAHRELREETGLEAGPLTLLEVLSGPHHQHTYPDGNEVAWVTVLYTTRQVAGEARAGDDAAEVAWWPLAALPCDVSAATRAYFRALVSPEEVPA from the coding sequence ATGACTGGGCAGGCCCCAGCCGTCCAGCGGGTGGGTGCGGGCGTGGCGACGCTGCGGCGTGGAGCGAACGGCCCCGAGGTTCTGCTGATCCGCCGCCGTGACGACGGTCACTGGGACCTGCCCGGTGGAGGCGTGAATGTCGGCGAGGAGGTCGAGGCCGCCGCCCACCGTGAACTTCGGGAGGAAACGGGGCTGGAGGCCGGGCCCCTGACGCTGCTGGAAGTGTTGAGTGGTCCCCACCACCAGCACACGTACCCGGACGGCAACGAGGTCGCCTGGGTGACGGTCCTGTACACCACCCGGCAGGTGGCGGGCGAGGCCCGGGCCGGGGACGACGCGGCGGAGGTGGCGTGGTGGCCCCTCGCCGCTCTGCCCTGTGACGTGAGCGCGGCGACCCGGGCGTACTTCCGCGCCCTCGTCAGCCCTGAGGAAGTGCCCGCATGA
- a CDS encoding DUF402 domain-containing protein — protein MKRKVFDLRPWPRVARHTQTVTHIPGYVIVDLTAHEVTRPLDVPFGERTVRILDHGFRWVRAHPTGTGEGALGDALTVQLNAAGQPEQLYVDIHAGEGVGEDGLPWTEDVYLDVIANWQPGWRVTETHIIDADELEEAVRAGQVSPTLAETAWAHARLVEEGLRAGTYAPLEVLRGYLEDPYT, from the coding sequence ATGAAACGCAAAGTCTTCGACCTCCGCCCCTGGCCCCGGGTGGCCCGGCACACCCAGACCGTCACCCACATCCCCGGCTACGTCATCGTGGACCTCACCGCGCACGAGGTCACCCGCCCGCTGGACGTGCCCTTCGGGGAGCGCACCGTTCGCATTCTTGACCACGGCTTCCGCTGGGTGCGGGCGCATCCGACCGGCACGGGCGAGGGCGCACTCGGGGACGCCCTCACCGTGCAATTGAACGCGGCGGGCCAGCCCGAACAGCTTTACGTGGACATCCACGCCGGGGAAGGGGTGGGCGAAGACGGCCTCCCCTGGACCGAGGACGTGTACCTCGACGTGATCGCCAACTGGCAGCCCGGCTGGCGGGTGACCGAGACGCACATCATCGACGCCGACGAGTTGGAGGAGGCGGTGCGGGCCGGGCAGGTCTCCCCCACCCTCGCCGAGACCGCCTGGGCCCACGCGCGATTGGTAGAGGAGGGGTTGAGGGCGGGGACGTACGCGCCGCTGGAGGTGCTACGGGGATATCTGGAGGACCCGTATACGTAG
- a CDS encoding NUDIX domain-containing protein, with protein sequence MRHHISAAGVVLRGDRLLLVRHHQPGRYDFWLPPGGGLEGEESLFETAQREVHEETGLIVRAERLLYLQEIVEPGLHICKSFVLCSEVGGELSLDHRVSDKLVDARFLPEEALAGLDVRPEVFRETFWQDWRAGFPGFRYLGLQRATDA encoded by the coding sequence GTGAGGCACCACATCAGCGCGGCTGGGGTCGTCCTGAGGGGTGACCGGCTCCTCCTCGTGCGTCATCATCAGCCTGGTCGGTACGACTTCTGGCTGCCTCCGGGCGGGGGGCTGGAAGGTGAGGAGAGTCTCTTCGAGACCGCCCAGCGCGAGGTCCACGAGGAAACCGGGCTGATTGTCCGGGCTGAGCGGCTGCTGTACCTTCAGGAGATCGTCGAACCGGGATTGCATATCTGCAAGAGTTTCGTGCTCTGCTCCGAGGTGGGAGGAGAGCTCTCCCTCGACCACCGGGTGAGTGACAAGCTGGTGGACGCGCGGTTCTTGCCCGAGGAAGCCCTCGCGGGTTTGGACGTGCGCCCGGAGGTGTTCCGGGAGACCTTCTGGCAGGACTGGCGGGCGGGCTTTCCGGGCTTCAGGTATCTGGGCCTGCAGCGGGCCACGGACGCCTAG
- a CDS encoding phosphoribosylglycinamide formyltransferase translates to MILGFLASHGGSAARFLTQAAREGRLDATPVALASNNSGSPALAWAREAGLRAAHLSAAKYPDPDALDAAILAFLREAEVDTLVLSGYMKALGPRVLSAYAGRLVNVHPSLLPRHGGRGMYGDRVHEAVLASGDAESGATVHLVTAGIDEGPILAQVRVPVLPDDTLPTLKARVQATEGELLLGALRGLA, encoded by the coding sequence ATGATCCTCGGCTTCCTCGCCTCCCACGGGGGCAGCGCGGCCCGCTTTCTCACTCAGGCGGCACGGGAGGGGCGGCTGGATGCCACGCCCGTCGCCCTTGCCAGCAACAACAGCGGCAGCCCAGCGCTCGCCTGGGCGCGGGAGGCGGGGCTGAGGGCGGCGCACCTGAGCGCGGCGAAGTACCCCGACCCGGACGCGCTGGACGCGGCGATCCTGGCCTTTCTGCGGGAGGCGGAGGTGGATACCCTGGTCCTCAGCGGGTACATGAAGGCGCTGGGGCCGCGAGTGCTTTCGGCCTATGCGGGGCGGCTGGTGAACGTCCACCCCAGCCTGCTGCCCCGGCACGGCGGGCGCGGCATGTACGGGGACCGGGTGCATGAGGCGGTCCTCGCGTCGGGCGATGCCGAGTCGGGCGCCACGGTTCACCTGGTCACCGCCGGGATCGACGAGGGGCCGATTCTGGCGCAGGTGCGGGTGCCCGTGCTGCCCGACGACACGCTGCCCACCCTCAAGGCGCGTGTGCAGGCCACCGAGGGCGAGTTGCTGCTGGGGGCGCTGCGGGGCCTGGCGTGA